Proteins from a single region of Mumia flava:
- a CDS encoding LLM class flavin-dependent oxidoreductase → MSLRLSALILPIHRWPDGGRERWTRAEELGFHAAYTYDHLSWRNFRDGPWFGAVPTLTAAAAVTDRIRLGTMVTSPNFRHPVTFAKDLMTLDDVSGGRLTLGIGAGTATGFDATVLGHEAWSLRERTARFAELVRMLDRLLTEPAVTERGTFYAADEARMIPGCVQQPRIPFAVAATGPKGMRLAARYGQAWVTTGDQTLADDATEADSAAGVAGQIRRLGDACAEARRDAGELDRVLLTGFTPAGVGLLGSVDAFVDAAGRYADAGVTELVLHWPVPDSQFAADQAMFERIATEAPAQLA, encoded by the coding sequence ATGAGCCTTCGCCTCAGCGCCCTGATCCTGCCGATCCACCGCTGGCCCGACGGCGGTCGGGAGCGGTGGACCCGTGCGGAGGAGCTCGGGTTCCACGCCGCGTACACCTACGACCACCTCTCGTGGCGCAACTTCCGCGACGGGCCGTGGTTCGGCGCGGTGCCGACGCTCACGGCTGCAGCCGCCGTCACCGACCGGATCCGGCTCGGCACGATGGTCACGTCACCGAACTTCCGCCACCCCGTCACGTTCGCCAAGGACCTGATGACGCTCGACGACGTCTCCGGCGGCCGTCTCACCCTCGGGATCGGTGCGGGCACCGCGACCGGGTTCGACGCGACCGTGCTGGGTCACGAAGCCTGGTCGTTGCGGGAGCGCACGGCGAGGTTCGCCGAGCTGGTCAGGATGCTCGACCGTCTCCTCACCGAGCCTGCCGTGACCGAGCGTGGCACGTTCTACGCCGCCGACGAGGCGCGCATGATCCCGGGGTGCGTGCAGCAGCCGCGGATCCCGTTCGCGGTCGCGGCGACCGGACCGAAGGGGATGCGGCTCGCCGCTCGGTACGGCCAGGCGTGGGTGACGACCGGGGACCAGACGCTGGCCGACGACGCCACGGAGGCGGACTCGGCTGCGGGCGTCGCCGGTCAGATCCGCCGCCTCGGCGACGCGTGCGCCGAGGCTCGGCGCGACGCAGGGGAGCTCGACCGCGTCCTGCTCACCGGGTTCACCCCGGCCGGCGTCGGACTCCTCGGCTCCGTGGACGCGTTCGTCGACGCCGCCGGCCGGTACGCCGACGCGGGTGTCACCGAGCTCGTGCTGCACTGGCCGGTGCCGGACTCCCAGTTCGCTGCCGACCAAGCGATGTTCGAGCGGATCGCGACCGAGGCGCCTGCGCAGCTGGCCTGA
- a CDS encoding alpha/beta fold hydrolase has protein sequence MGRPTRVIPASGARHLAVCEWGVPTGYPVFWLHGTPGSRYTRHDSSVYTEAGARVITYDRPGYGQSTRDRGRDIAAAAHDIAAIAATLRLDEFAVAGRSGGGPHALAAAALLPDRVSRCASVVGVGPWDAKDLDWLGGMTQGNVDEYTWAAEGESILHERMEPRCREIVRAMAAGEGLGKNYELSPDDRATAADIGHRAMLSQAVQEAFRCGIWGLVDDDLAFTRPWGFAPDDVEAPTQVWYGTEDTLVGTQHGTWLLEHVPKAEGRVMEGGHLTLEYRADELMNWLANG, from the coding sequence ATGGGCCGGCCGACCCGGGTGATCCCCGCCTCCGGAGCCAGACACCTCGCCGTGTGCGAGTGGGGTGTCCCGACCGGCTACCCGGTCTTCTGGCTGCACGGGACCCCCGGCAGCCGCTACACGCGGCACGACAGCAGCGTCTACACCGAGGCCGGGGCGCGGGTGATCACCTACGACCGGCCGGGCTACGGGCAGAGCACCCGCGACCGCGGCCGCGACATCGCCGCCGCTGCGCACGACATCGCCGCGATCGCGGCCACGCTGCGGCTCGACGAGTTCGCCGTCGCGGGCCGTTCGGGCGGGGGTCCGCACGCGCTCGCCGCCGCCGCTCTGCTTCCCGACCGCGTCAGCCGCTGCGCCAGCGTCGTGGGCGTCGGCCCGTGGGACGCGAAGGACCTGGACTGGCTCGGCGGCATGACCCAGGGCAACGTCGACGAGTACACCTGGGCGGCCGAGGGTGAGTCGATCCTGCACGAGCGGATGGAGCCGCGGTGCCGCGAGATCGTCCGCGCGATGGCGGCCGGCGAGGGCCTCGGCAAGAACTACGAGCTGTCACCGGACGACCGGGCGACCGCGGCGGACATCGGCCACCGCGCGATGCTGAGCCAGGCCGTGCAGGAGGCGTTCCGGTGCGGGATCTGGGGGCTCGTCGACGACGACCTCGCCTTCACCCGCCCCTGGGGGTTCGCCCCCGACGACGTCGAGGCACCGACGCAGGTCTGGTACGGCACCGAGGACACGCTGGTCGGGACGCAGCACGGGACGTGGCTGCTCGAGCACGTGCCGAAGGCCGAGGGCCGGGTGATGGAGGGCGGACACCTGACCTTGGAGTACCGCGCCGACGAGCTCATGAACTGGCTCGCGAACGGCTGA
- a CDS encoding DinB family protein produces MSVSDDDRGVWMPPEDDPRETGEQPVGEKDTIRSYLRHYRTTLEMKCEGLDAEQLARRSVPPSTLSLLGLVRHMAEVERHWFRRVLQGQSAPPMFWTDDDPDGDFDNAVADDAVVADAWERLREEIAVADAYLDGDIDLGAEVTHHGRPVPVRDILVHMVEEYARHAGHADLLRECIDGRTGQ; encoded by the coding sequence ATGTCGGTGAGCGACGACGACCGCGGCGTGTGGATGCCGCCCGAGGACGACCCGCGTGAGACCGGCGAGCAGCCGGTCGGCGAGAAGGACACGATCCGGAGCTATCTCCGGCACTACCGGACGACGCTCGAGATGAAGTGCGAAGGGCTGGACGCCGAGCAGCTCGCACGCCGCTCCGTCCCACCGTCGACCCTGTCCCTGCTGGGCCTCGTGCGGCACATGGCCGAGGTGGAGCGGCACTGGTTCCGGCGGGTGCTCCAGGGGCAGTCGGCGCCGCCGATGTTCTGGACCGACGACGACCCCGACGGCGACTTCGACAACGCCGTCGCCGACGACGCGGTGGTCGCCGACGCGTGGGAGCGTCTACGCGAGGAGATCGCGGTCGCCGACGCCTACCTCGACGGCGACATCGACCTCGGCGCCGAGGTCACCCACCACGGCAGACCGGTGCCGGTGCGCGACATCCTCGTCCACATGGTGGAGGAGTACGCCCGCCACGCCGGGCACGCCGACCTGCTGCGGGAGTGCATCGACGGTCGTACGGGGCAGTGA
- a CDS encoding phytoene desaturase family protein, producing MTSAVVVGSGPNGLVGAIRLAQAGLDVTVLEAADRPGGGTRTSELTAPGLLHDDCAAFHPFGVLSEALAPLGLDRYGLAWAWPEIDLAHPLDDGRAGLLSRTLDVTLDSLGPDGAAWRRIVGRVATDFDTLAADVLRPILHVPRHPVALTRFGLRAALPVTWLVRAFADEPARGLFAGVAAHLFGRLDRPMSSSVGLLLSAAGHRAGWPVAVGGTRAISDALVALLADLGGTVTTGVRVTALDELRDATGRTPDVVLLDTAPDAAVRIVGERMPPRVRRALTRFRYGPAAFKLDLAIDGDVPWTNADVRRAGTVHLGGTAAEIAAAETEVVRGRMPQRPYVLVGQQYLADTSRSGDGLNPLWAYAHVPHGFTGDATEAILAQIERFAPGFRERVVAAARRGPADLAAYNPNYVGGDISAGANTPLQVVMRPRWALDPYTLGVDGVYLCSSATPPGGGVHGLCGLHAAESALSRL from the coding sequence GTGACGAGCGCGGTGGTCGTGGGGAGCGGACCCAACGGGCTCGTCGGCGCGATCCGGCTCGCGCAGGCCGGTCTCGACGTGACGGTGCTCGAGGCCGCCGACCGGCCCGGCGGCGGCACCCGTACGTCCGAGCTCACCGCGCCGGGGCTGCTGCACGACGACTGCGCCGCGTTCCACCCGTTCGGCGTGCTGTCCGAGGCGTTGGCGCCACTGGGTCTGGACCGGTACGGGCTGGCCTGGGCGTGGCCCGAGATCGACCTCGCGCATCCCCTCGACGACGGTCGCGCCGGTCTGCTGTCGCGCACCCTCGACGTCACGCTCGACTCGCTCGGGCCCGACGGCGCTGCCTGGCGGCGGATCGTGGGGCGGGTCGCGACGGACTTCGACACGCTCGCGGCCGACGTGCTGCGCCCGATCCTGCACGTGCCGCGGCACCCGGTCGCGCTGACCCGCTTCGGGCTGCGCGCGGCCCTGCCGGTGACGTGGCTCGTGCGCGCGTTCGCCGACGAGCCTGCACGGGGGCTGTTCGCCGGGGTGGCAGCGCACCTGTTCGGCCGGCTCGACCGACCGATGTCGTCCTCCGTCGGCTTGTTGCTCTCGGCTGCGGGCCATCGAGCCGGGTGGCCGGTCGCGGTCGGCGGCACGCGCGCGATCTCGGACGCGCTGGTCGCGCTGCTCGCCGACCTCGGCGGCACCGTCACCACCGGCGTGCGCGTCACCGCCCTGGATGAGCTCCGCGACGCGACCGGCCGTACACCCGACGTCGTGCTGCTCGACACCGCGCCGGACGCGGCCGTACGGATCGTCGGCGAGCGGATGCCACCGCGCGTACGGCGGGCGCTGACGCGGTTCCGGTACGGGCCGGCGGCGTTCAAGCTCGACCTCGCGATCGACGGCGACGTGCCGTGGACCAACGCGGACGTCCGTCGCGCGGGAACGGTCCACCTCGGCGGGACCGCCGCCGAGATCGCGGCCGCCGAGACCGAGGTCGTGCGCGGACGGATGCCGCAGCGCCCGTACGTGCTGGTCGGCCAGCAGTACCTCGCGGACACCTCGCGCTCGGGAGACGGACTCAACCCGCTGTGGGCGTACGCTCACGTGCCTCACGGCTTCACCGGTGACGCGACCGAGGCGATCCTCGCGCAGATCGAGCGGTTCGCCCCCGGCTTCCGCGAGCGGGTCGTCGCCGCGGCGCGGCGCGGCCCCGCCGACCTGGCGGCGTACAACCCGAACTACGTCGGCGGCGACATCAGCGCCGGCGCGAACACCCCGCTCCAGGTCGTGATGCGACCCCGCTGGGCACTCGACCCGTACACGCTCGGGGTCGACGGCGTGTACCTCTGCTCGTCGGCCACACCGCCGGGCGGCGGGGTGCACGGGCTGTGCGGACTGCACGCGGCGGAGTCGGCGCTGTCACGGCTGTGA
- a CDS encoding type II toxin-antitoxin system VapC family toxin gives MLVVDASVLAPALADDGPHGDVARSRLRGQQLSAPGLIDLAVVKVVRRRWRAGDIDARRAGLALDDLAAMPIERAHHVSLLARAWELRDNLTPYDAAYVALAEVLEVPLLTADARLARSPGLRCGVEVVSAGS, from the coding sequence GTGCTGGTCGTTGACGCCAGCGTGCTCGCCCCCGCGCTCGCGGATGACGGCCCGCACGGGGACGTCGCGCGCTCGCGGCTGCGAGGACAGCAGCTGAGCGCACCGGGGCTGATCGACCTCGCGGTCGTGAAGGTGGTCCGTCGTCGATGGCGGGCCGGGGACATCGATGCGCGGAGGGCGGGTCTCGCGCTCGACGACCTGGCCGCGATGCCGATCGAGCGTGCGCACCACGTTTCGTTGCTGGCCCGGGCGTGGGAGCTCCGCGACAACCTGACCCCGTACGACGCCGCGTACGTCGCACTTGCGGAGGTGCTGGAAGTGCCCCTGCTGACGGCGGACGCACGGCTGGCGCGATCCCCCGGTCTGCGGTGCGGTGTCGAGGTGGTGAGCGCCGGGTCCTGA